Proteins from one Xenorhabdus griffiniae genomic window:
- the tssM gene encoding type VI secretion system membrane subunit TssM: MLNALFSIITSPLTWSFLSVTAISFFIWFIGPIISVGNKFPFEPNTTRIITIISFYLLWFFIKVIPRLYQSWFNQKLTKELEITKNENKEKKQNEQYITLAKRFSDAARLLKKAYFSGWYIKNKPGWIHFFSRRYIYQLPWYLVIGAPSSGKTTALTNSGLHFPLSDYLGKSALHSTQDMNSCSWWFTNKAVLLDTTGRYVTQDSFHQQDADEWKNFIRLLKKYRIGQPLNGIIITISVEDLLNLSTEKREQQAYMLHKRLSELHEQLKIQIPIYIMITKTDLLKGFSAYFSHFDEKSREQIWGFNFPWNNVSRGKWNKGLDFDLHEILNQQYSQLALRLDAELPSILLNNGHNPQQCAESYLFPQEFVSLLPLIAQYLEIVFAKSGFEIPYYPRGLYFTSGTQTGFSFDNVMEKFNRNFQLPTNNNSETMAWGNNKGSVHPTPTSQAYFIKNLLENIFNEAGIAGYNRWWIYRKRLLGGLEYVVSVAILALVANLLLISYNNNKDYLTEVQARFPTIAKQSAHLKKNANDIYALLPILNSLAHLDKSQHFSLNDPPLSYRMGLYCGEQISDASRFLYRKALKTLLLPQIATIITNQLHDDNNDDIENTYNTLKAYQMLYQPKHYDGKFLHNWIMQYLKTQLNADTTQQHLQQIAEHIGQLLDNQVVTSPFIRDDTQIKKKQQLISNISPAQRAYNYMKEKLINDPSLAPVNLESLAGPQAELAFSRISGTPITDGISGMFTPTGYQQGIEKNLNTFLTTLYSQDSWVLGSYAKKQTDKEIKSAVKQFYINDYIYQWSEFLADIGLINIDTLEQRINTSRLLSSFDSPMRNLLINISKNVILNGNSNNIKQLNNIVNNRVVKSQSNKLTKLVPEQIMPDNNQQTIPEQALEASFASIIALAKRPNKNTQSIPFDKTLKEINELYLYLTSVQNATNAGMPLPPGQIVTQLQTTSALLPIPFRSIVSSLAVGASSDTQLSDMKNVGKHLSTEIGGFCNQAIANRYPLNPNAKQDIKPDDMARMFAPETGLMDNFFLKNLAGKVDTTLPKWQFMPGVNGKPLPGGGNLLKPFQQAQIIRNTLFTNGTPTPSFRVMVRPINMSNDILSMVLDVDGQIVEYSHGPQLSQLISWPGPANINLVRIQLNLTDGTTANLSTSGFWALNRLLDHAKRIWRGKTGESTNIGVWARFNISGHTVLLEFTPNSIFSPFNLPAFSCPNPELFQSA, translated from the coding sequence ATGCTGAATGCACTTTTTTCTATCATCACCAGCCCGTTGACATGGAGTTTTCTTAGCGTAACGGCCATCTCTTTTTTTATCTGGTTCATTGGTCCCATTATTTCTGTTGGTAACAAGTTCCCTTTTGAGCCAAATACAACACGAATCATTACCATTATTTCTTTCTACTTGCTCTGGTTTTTCATCAAAGTAATACCGCGGTTATACCAATCATGGTTTAACCAAAAGCTGACCAAGGAATTGGAGATCACTAAAAATGAAAACAAAGAAAAGAAGCAGAATGAACAATATATTACATTAGCAAAGCGTTTCTCTGATGCTGCAAGATTATTGAAAAAAGCCTATTTTTCTGGTTGGTATATTAAAAATAAACCAGGCTGGATACACTTTTTCAGCCGCCGATATATATATCAATTACCCTGGTATCTGGTTATTGGTGCCCCCAGTTCAGGCAAAACGACAGCACTGACAAACTCTGGCCTACATTTTCCTCTGTCGGACTACCTGGGTAAATCCGCACTGCACAGTACGCAAGACATGAATAGCTGTAGCTGGTGGTTCACCAATAAAGCCGTTCTGCTAGATACTACAGGTCGCTATGTCACACAGGATAGTTTTCACCAACAGGATGCTGATGAATGGAAAAATTTCATCCGACTGTTGAAAAAATATCGGATAGGCCAGCCACTGAATGGGATTATTATTACTATTAGTGTGGAAGATTTACTCAATCTATCTACTGAAAAACGGGAGCAGCAGGCTTATATGCTGCATAAGCGCCTGTCAGAATTACATGAACAACTTAAGATACAGATCCCTATTTATATCATGATCACTAAGACTGATTTATTAAAAGGATTTAGTGCTTATTTCTCCCATTTTGACGAAAAATCCCGTGAGCAAATTTGGGGATTTAATTTCCCATGGAATAACGTTTCACGGGGCAAGTGGAATAAAGGTCTTGATTTTGATTTGCATGAAATTCTTAATCAACAGTATAGCCAATTAGCATTGCGGTTAGATGCTGAATTACCTTCTATTCTCTTAAACAACGGACACAATCCACAACAATGTGCCGAAAGTTATTTATTCCCGCAAGAATTTGTATCCTTGCTCCCCCTGATCGCACAATATCTTGAAATTGTATTCGCAAAGTCGGGCTTTGAAATCCCCTACTATCCACGCGGACTATATTTCACCAGTGGAACACAAACAGGATTTTCCTTTGACAATGTCATGGAGAAATTTAACCGCAATTTTCAGTTACCAACCAATAACAATAGTGAAACCATGGCATGGGGGAATAATAAAGGAAGTGTTCATCCTACTCCGACCAGCCAGGCTTACTTTATAAAAAATTTACTGGAAAATATCTTTAATGAAGCAGGAATTGCCGGTTATAACCGCTGGTGGATATACCGCAAACGCTTGCTGGGCGGATTGGAATATGTTGTTTCAGTGGCAATACTGGCATTGGTAGCCAATTTACTTTTGATAAGCTACAACAATAACAAAGATTACCTGACGGAAGTGCAAGCCAGATTTCCGACCATTGCAAAACAAAGCGCTCACTTAAAGAAAAATGCCAATGATATTTATGCCTTACTGCCGATTTTAAACAGTTTGGCTCATTTAGATAAAAGCCAACATTTTTCCTTAAATGATCCCCCGTTATCCTATCGAATGGGGTTGTATTGTGGTGAACAAATCAGTGATGCCAGCCGTTTTCTATATAGAAAAGCCCTAAAAACATTATTGTTGCCCCAGATAGCAACGATCATCACTAACCAGCTGCATGATGACAACAACGATGACATAGAGAACACCTACAATACGCTCAAGGCTTATCAAATGTTATACCAGCCTAAGCATTATGATGGTAAGTTTCTGCATAACTGGATCATGCAATATTTGAAAACCCAATTAAACGCAGACACAACCCAGCAGCATTTGCAACAAATCGCGGAACACATCGGCCAATTGTTAGATAACCAGGTTGTCACATCTCCTTTCATTCGCGATGACACGCAGATCAAAAAAAAACAGCAATTAATTAGCAATATTTCACCAGCACAACGTGCTTATAACTATATGAAGGAAAAATTAATTAATGATCCCAGTTTAGCCCCCGTAAATCTGGAATCACTCGCAGGTCCCCAGGCTGAATTGGCTTTCTCACGCATCAGTGGTACTCCCATTACAGATGGCATATCAGGGATGTTCACCCCAACGGGTTATCAGCAAGGCATTGAAAAAAACCTCAATACTTTTCTAACAACCTTATATTCACAAGACAGTTGGGTACTCGGTAGCTATGCAAAAAAGCAGACCGATAAGGAAATAAAATCCGCTGTTAAGCAATTTTATATTAACGACTATATATATCAGTGGAGCGAGTTTCTGGCGGATATTGGTTTGATAAATATCGATACCCTGGAACAACGGATCAACACTTCACGCCTGTTGTCTTCTTTTGATTCACCTATGCGTAACCTTTTAATTAATATCAGTAAAAACGTCATACTGAATGGGAATAGCAATAATATCAAACAACTCAACAATATTGTGAATAACCGTGTTGTGAAGAGTCAATCAAATAAATTAACGAAATTAGTGCCCGAACAAATAATGCCAGATAATAATCAACAAACTATACCTGAACAGGCATTAGAAGCATCTTTTGCCTCAATTATTGCGTTAGCAAAAAGGCCAAATAAAAACACCCAAAGTATCCCTTTTGATAAGACCTTAAAAGAAATTAACGAGTTATACCTGTATTTAACCTCAGTACAAAATGCAACCAATGCAGGAATGCCCTTGCCCCCTGGTCAGATTGTCACGCAGCTACAAACAACATCTGCTCTCCTGCCTATACCGTTCAGGAGCATAGTTTCGTCACTCGCGGTGGGGGCCAGTAGCGATACTCAGCTTAGTGATATGAAAAATGTCGGTAAGCATCTCAGTACAGAAATCGGCGGGTTTTGCAACCAGGCGATTGCCAATCGCTATCCGTTAAACCCTAACGCAAAACAGGATATCAAGCCCGACGATATGGCACGAATGTTTGCGCCAGAGACTGGCTTAATGGACAATTTCTTCCTGAAAAATTTAGCGGGTAAAGTAGATACGACTCTGCCAAAATGGCAATTTATGCCCGGTGTGAATGGCAAGCCCTTGCCAGGAGGGGGAAATCTGCTCAAACCTTTCCAACAGGCCCAGATTATCCGCAATACGCTATTTACCAACGGAACGCCAACACCATCATTTCGCGTCATGGTTCGTCCAATCAATATGAGTAACGATATATTGAGTATGGTGTTGGATGTTGATGGACAGATAGTAGAATACAGTCACGGCCCGCAACTTTCACAACTGATTAGCTGGCCTGGTCCTGCCAATATCAATCTGGTTCGCATTCAATTAAATCTCACGGATGGTACAACGGCAAACTTATCAACGTCAGGTTTCTGGGCACTAAACCGCTTGCTGGATCATGCTAAACGTATCTGGCGTGGTAAAACAGGGGAGTCAACCAATATTGGTGTATGGGCAAGATTTAATATCAGTGGTCATACTGTCTTGCTAGAATTTACCCCGAACAGCATTTTCAGCCCGTTTAATCTCCCTGCTTTCTCGTGCCCAAATCCAGAACTGTTTCAATCAGCATGA